In Mesorhizobium sp. 113-3-3, a genomic segment contains:
- a CDS encoding hydantoinase B/oxoprolinase family protein, with the protein MAKLDAITLSVLQAALQQVCDEMDLTFSRAAFSPVIAEANDRSDGIYSAVDGSLIAQGSQGLPVFVGVMQYSTKTVIEMIADGRCLPPEPGDIYIVNDPYLGGTHLMDVRFAMPVYRDGKIFCWLSNTGHWPDIGGSVPGGFSASATAVEQEGLRLPPVKLFKKGVLDPEIYAIICSNIRVADQRIGDIRAQAAALLIGQDRLNGILDRYGNETVVEAIAELRRRAAEQMRANIAAIPDGTYHSKAFVDSDGVVNEPLTIALAVGKQGDTLTFDFSGSSKPCAGPMNSVLATTLSSVYLAMRHIFPDVPISAGAFEPLIVKRPEGTFLDAKYPRPVSGCAAEVSQRIAEAVFAAMVQALPDKVTAAPAGSSGNFALGGNDPVRGRDYVMYQISGGGYGGNSSHDGLTNGCSTIGISKSPPVEIMEQAFPVLYRHYALREGSGGAGKHRGGFGLAYEVEILRGDARASFVMDHGRFGPQGALGGSDGEPNSVTVFRGGVAHVPPHLSKEQDIPLKAGDRVRVGTPGGGGYGDPRERDADQVQRDVALGYYTSEEASQKFGVVLSAGDLAVDREATAKHRAG; encoded by the coding sequence ATGGCAAAGCTCGACGCCATCACGCTTTCGGTCCTCCAGGCCGCGTTGCAGCAGGTCTGCGACGAGATGGACCTGACATTCTCACGTGCCGCTTTCTCGCCGGTCATTGCCGAAGCCAATGACCGCTCCGACGGCATCTATTCGGCCGTCGACGGCTCGCTGATCGCGCAAGGGTCGCAGGGCCTGCCGGTGTTTGTCGGCGTCATGCAGTATTCTACGAAAACGGTGATCGAGATGATCGCCGACGGCCGTTGCCTGCCGCCGGAGCCCGGCGACATCTACATCGTCAACGACCCTTATCTCGGCGGCACGCATCTGATGGATGTGCGCTTCGCCATGCCGGTCTACCGCGACGGCAAGATTTTCTGCTGGCTGTCCAACACCGGCCACTGGCCCGACATTGGCGGTTCGGTGCCCGGCGGCTTTTCCGCGTCCGCGACCGCGGTCGAACAGGAAGGCCTGCGGCTGCCGCCCGTGAAATTGTTCAAGAAGGGCGTGCTCGATCCCGAGATCTACGCCATCATCTGCTCGAACATCCGCGTCGCCGACCAGCGCATCGGCGATATCAGGGCGCAGGCTGCCGCGCTGCTTATCGGCCAGGACCGGCTCAATGGAATCCTGGATCGTTACGGTAACGAAACGGTTGTCGAGGCGATCGCCGAACTGCGCCGCCGCGCCGCCGAGCAGATGCGCGCCAACATCGCGGCCATTCCCGACGGCACCTATCATTCGAAGGCCTTTGTCGATTCCGACGGTGTGGTCAACGAACCGCTGACCATCGCGCTTGCGGTGGGGAAACAGGGCGACACGCTGACCTTCGATTTTTCCGGTTCGTCGAAACCCTGTGCCGGGCCGATGAACAGCGTGCTGGCGACGACCCTGTCCTCGGTCTATCTCGCCATGCGCCACATTTTCCCGGACGTGCCGATCAGCGCCGGGGCCTTCGAACCCTTGATCGTCAAGCGGCCGGAAGGCACCTTCCTCGACGCGAAGTATCCACGGCCGGTGTCCGGCTGTGCGGCGGAAGTCTCGCAGCGCATCGCCGAGGCGGTATTCGCGGCCATGGTGCAGGCGCTGCCGGACAAGGTGACGGCGGCGCCCGCCGGTTCCAGCGGCAATTTCGCGCTGGGCGGCAACGATCCCGTGCGCGGCCGCGATTACGTCATGTACCAGATCTCCGGCGGCGGCTATGGCGGCAATTCGAGCCATGACGGCCTGACCAACGGCTGCTCGACCATCGGCATCTCCAAATCGCCGCCGGTCGAGATCATGGAGCAGGCCTTTCCCGTGCTCTACCGCCACTATGCCTTGCGCGAAGGCTCGGGCGGCGCCGGCAAGCATCGCGGCGGCTTCGGCCTCGCCTATGAGGTCGAGATCCTGCGCGGCGACGCGCGCGCCTCCTTCGTCATGGATCACGGCCGTTTCGGCCCGCAAGGCGCGCTTGGCGGCAGCGACGGCGAGCCCAACAGCGTGACCGTCTTCCGTGGCGGCGTGGCGCATGTGCCGCCGCATCTGTCCAAGGAGCAGGACATCCCGCTCAAGGCCGGCGACCGGGTGCGCGTCGGCACGCCGGGCGGCGGCGGTTACGGCGATCCGCGCGAGCGGGACGCCGATCAGGTGCAGCGCGATGTGGCGCTGGGGTACTACACCTCGGAGGAAGCCAGCCAAAAATTCGGCGTGGTCCTGTCGGCAGGCGATCTCGCCGTTGACCGGGAGGCGACGGCCAAGCACCGCGCCGGCTAA